The sequence GGCGTTCGCTGGCAGCTTTTTGCTTGGCTTCATTATTCACCAGGGCCGAGGCAAGCGGGGTATGGTTTAATGAGGGAGCAATGGCGTTCACGCGGATGTGGGGAGCGAATTCAGCAGCCAAGGAGCGAGTCAGTCCTTCGATGGCGCCTTTAGCCATGGCGATGGATGCATGAAAGTTCATGCCTGTCTGGACGGCTACCGTGGAGAACAGGAGGATGGATGCTTGGCCTGATTTTTTTAGAGAAGGTAATGCCTGCTGGATCGTAGTGGCTGCACCGAGAGCATTCAGGCGGAATTCATCGACCAAATCAGCTTCGCTAAGCCGATGAAAGGGTTTCAAGGTGATGGAGCCTGGACAGTAGACAAGGCTGTCCAGGGTTTCGGGAAGTTCAAGCTGAGTAGGGTTCAGCGCGTCGTATGTCTGGTGTTGATAATCGGTAGGATTCCGGCAAGCGGTCAGAATGTCGTGTCCTTGTTGGGAGAGTTGGGCGGCGATTTCTTTTCCTATTCCTGAATTTCCTCCGATTATTAAGTGGGTCATGGCGTAGATTCCTGGGTGTTCGTGGGTATGACTGTATCACTCAGAGGTTTATCGATGGTGTTTTTCTGTGCCCAACCTGCCGCTAACTTCTTCGCCATACTGGGGAAGATGAGGTAGTGGAAGGGTAGGGTACTCCACCAGTAGAGGCGCCCCATGACGCCGCGTGGTCTGAATGTAGCAGTCTGGTATAAGGTGTCCCCTAACACAGAAAATTCAAGCCAGGCTTCGCCGGGAAGTTTCATTTCGGCGTACAGGATCAGCCTGCCGGCAAGCGGGTCGGCTAGAATAACGCGCCAGAAGTCGAGAGCGTCACCGGGTTTAAGTTGGGTTGGCGAGCGTCTGCCTCTACGGACACCGATTCCTCCCACGAGCTTGTCTAGGAAACCTCTGAGACTCCAAGCCCAGTTCATGGATGGCCAGCCCCGTTTGCCGCCCAGTGACCACAGTGCATGGACCACGTCATCCTTGCTAGCTGTTAGTTTGCAGCTCTGCTGGTCCGTGATCACACCATACTCCGGAACTTGGATGTTTTTGATCTGGCGAAGGGAGAGCCTGCCTGAGGACAGAGCGCCATACCAGGTAGAGGGGACTCGGTTTTGAGCAATCAGTGAGAAAGCTCGATTGATGGCTTCATCGTAGTCGATCAGGTCGATAGGAAGGATAGATCGGATATTTTCTTCCTGACAGACTGTTTCCATGTGCAATGACCCCACCAAGGCTTTGGCCAGCTGGTAGTTGGTGGCCGTCATGATAGAGAGCCAGTAGGATGATAGCTTTGATGACAGGACGGGCACAGGGATGATGAGCCTTGTTAGGTGTCTATCACGCGCATA is a genomic window of Rubritalea squalenifaciens DSM 18772 containing:
- a CDS encoding SDR family NAD(P)-dependent oxidoreductase, whose amino-acid sequence is MTHLIIGGNSGIGKEIAAQLSQQGHDILTACRNPTDYQHQTYDALNPTQLELPETLDSLVYCPGSITLKPFHRLSEADLVDEFRLNALGAATTIQQALPSLKKSGQASILLFSTVAVQTGMNFHASIAMAKGAIEGLTRSLAAEFAPHIRVNAIAPSLNHTPLASALVNNEAKQKAASERHPLKAIGDPADTAALATFLLSPQAKWITGQILHADGGLSSLRPL
- a CDS encoding SDR family oxidoreductase; this translates as MPEFDVIPHIRHLKRPLKILITGANGYIGMRLISALATSGHHIVAAVRNKERLPNEITEMLENRLTIIEVDFQRPIEEQPQCPKDIHAAYYLIHSMGTGPGFDKRESTCADHFTRWIDETDCEQIIYLSGLLPQEGKLSQHLESRKRVHDILSTAYAPLTTLRASIIVGSGSASFEIIRDLAEKLPVMITPKWVRTRCQPIAIRNVIEYLTGVMDNENCIGKSFDIGGPEVLTYEDMLRRYARDRHLTRLIIPVPVLSSKLSSYWLSIMTATNYQLAKALVGSLHMETVCQEENIRSILPIDLIDYDEAINRAFSLIAQNRVPSTWYGALSSGRLSLRQIKNIQVPEYGVITDQQSCKLTASKDDVVHALWSLGGKRGWPSMNWAWSLRGFLDKLVGGIGVRRGRRSPTQLKPGDALDFWRVILADPLAGRLILYAEMKLPGEAWLEFSVLGDTLYQTATFRPRGVMGRLYWWSTLPFHYLIFPSMAKKLAAGWAQKNTIDKPLSDTVIPTNTQESTP